One region of Candidatus Peribacteraceae bacterium genomic DNA includes:
- a CDS encoding carbohydrate kinase family protein gives MKDLQVMTIGGATFDLFVRTGGAASAGAGGQERELRFPVGAKIGVEQIIETCGGGASNTAVGLSRLGCAVAFCGVVGNDQWGERMLKNLRENGVDASPATVVEDENSSSSIILSVESGERIILYNAGSTVHLHDVTFDRAEAQERDWIYLTHLQKAGREIMDDLAAMTGGEGRIGLTWNPGGTQVNAGWDAQENRALLAHTDILLLNKEEALGFTRTATVEDALRTLLKAGVKTVCVTDGKDGATATDGTQVFHCPPPEDVEVTDTTGAGDAFGTGLTWAILNGLDLPTALRTGTINATSVLGSIGAQAGLLTNTEMTKRLSSLQLPVQSHPLHS, from the coding sequence ATGAAGGATCTCCAGGTCATGACCATCGGCGGCGCGACCTTCGATCTCTTCGTGCGCACGGGAGGAGCGGCGTCCGCGGGGGCCGGCGGGCAGGAGCGGGAACTGCGCTTCCCGGTGGGGGCCAAGATCGGCGTGGAGCAGATCATCGAGACCTGCGGCGGAGGAGCGTCCAATACCGCCGTGGGGCTGAGCCGCCTGGGCTGTGCCGTGGCGTTCTGCGGCGTGGTGGGCAATGACCAATGGGGCGAGCGCATGCTCAAGAACCTGCGGGAGAACGGCGTGGATGCCTCCCCTGCCACGGTGGTGGAGGACGAGAACAGCAGCTCTTCCATCATCCTCTCCGTGGAGAGCGGCGAGCGCATCATCCTGTACAACGCGGGCAGCACCGTGCACCTGCATGACGTCACCTTCGACCGGGCCGAGGCGCAGGAACGGGACTGGATCTACCTCACGCACCTGCAGAAGGCCGGCCGCGAGATCATGGACGACCTGGCGGCCATGACGGGGGGCGAGGGGCGCATAGGCCTCACCTGGAACCCCGGCGGCACGCAGGTGAACGCCGGCTGGGACGCCCAAGAGAACCGCGCCCTGCTGGCGCACACGGATATCCTGCTCCTCAATAAGGAAGAGGCCCTGGGCTTCACGCGCACGGCCACCGTGGAAGACGCGTTGCGAACGCTCCTGAAAGCGGGAGTGAAGACGGTGTGCGTCACGGACGGGAAGGACGGCGCCACGGCCACGGACGGCACGCAGGTGTTTCATTGCCCGCCCCCGGAAGATGTGGAAGTGACGGATACCACGGGCGCGGGGGATGCTTTCGGCACCGGCCTCACGTGGGCCATCCTGAACGGTTTGGACTTGCCAACTGCGCTCAGAACAGGTACGATAAATGCTACGAGTGTCCTTGGATCTATCGGCGCACAGGCGGGACTCCTCACCAACACCGAGATGACGAAGCGGCTCTCCTCCCTTCAACTTCCTGTGCAGTCACATCCGTTGCATTCGTGA
- a CDS encoding Ig-like domain-containing protein, which translates to MNSPTRSLAFLVALLLPLHALSAVVAPADSGLLRVQDSIAGLGLEAEVEGFAAMGSVDLVVIPPAQNYLIFPLTLDRAGSTHFRVPGTSAEEAGTYHAFVGKNGQRLSPEASFEVLPDTVDTQASTLSVLDASVTADGRDAAAVQVTVTDRYGNPLPGRPVELRSASVGAIIEAEATGTDAQGIVRFAVKATRAGIVALRAVDLLSGMALAQEGTVTAIGGAVGGSPFAAQLLPTAAAADPTFDIADHFEVTLTDAVLAMQDITGITIRAVDANGNTAQDYIGTVRITSTDPQATLPGLSGVEGVGQATFTSRHLGTRFIPFSVSFRTTGKHTVTVEDTTDPAHVIRGEARVVVSSSTGPLVQHLTVTSPLQNGTVNGGSVTVEGATQPYTNIQVKGGTQAASGESDDSGRFAIVVSLDPTHSEYTLVVMDDGGGESTLHLVRDTDPPVVTSATLTPEQPQEGENILIVVQSEPALKSMEFKLGEERISLQEDANRPGTYQSLFTAPRAGEYQPAVEAKDQAGNAANLLVPLTVSAKKMSTVQNLRAEPKNGAVELQWDPVADDTVDYYRVYVGEKVGDYAYTLDTPDASKSAATVTGLSTGMPFVFAVTAVQGDREGDKSNPVTAHVLGIRLIVTPQDEALAIEWSLPVDITFQSFLVEYGVDAEQFSEKRTVPGGDIKKDEKRSLVLRDLLPGVTYAVRITPVDTTGEARDDLVATGQGTPGGDGVHYASPDQIPPFQEDPSLRPPNQTGSGLPHLAWWIAGSVTLFLFLLQWQSRRKLRKAHRFLRMMENRYHSV; encoded by the coding sequence ATGAACTCCCCTACCCGGTCCCTGGCCTTCCTGGTTGCACTGTTGCTGCCGCTCCATGCGCTGAGCGCCGTGGTCGCCCCCGCGGACAGCGGCTTGCTGCGCGTGCAGGACTCCATTGCGGGGTTGGGGTTGGAGGCGGAGGTGGAAGGATTCGCCGCCATGGGGAGCGTGGACCTGGTGGTGATTCCGCCAGCGCAGAACTACTTGATCTTCCCCCTCACGCTGGACCGCGCGGGCAGCACGCACTTCCGCGTGCCGGGAACGAGCGCCGAGGAAGCGGGCACGTACCACGCCTTCGTGGGGAAGAACGGCCAACGCCTCTCGCCCGAAGCGTCGTTCGAGGTTCTGCCGGACACGGTGGACACGCAGGCTTCCACCCTCAGCGTCCTCGATGCCTCCGTCACGGCGGACGGCCGTGATGCGGCGGCGGTGCAAGTGACGGTCACCGACCGGTACGGGAATCCCCTCCCGGGACGGCCCGTGGAACTGCGGAGCGCTTCCGTGGGAGCCATCATCGAAGCGGAAGCGACGGGAACGGACGCACAGGGCATCGTGCGTTTTGCGGTGAAGGCGACGAGGGCGGGCATCGTGGCGCTCCGCGCCGTGGACCTGCTGAGCGGCATGGCGTTGGCACAGGAAGGAACGGTGACGGCGATCGGAGGCGCCGTGGGGGGTTCCCCCTTCGCCGCACAACTTTTGCCGACGGCCGCCGCCGCTGATCCCACGTTCGACATTGCCGACCACTTCGAAGTGACCCTCACGGATGCCGTGCTCGCCATGCAGGACATCACGGGCATCACCATCCGCGCCGTGGATGCCAACGGCAACACCGCGCAGGATTACATCGGGACCGTGCGCATCACCAGCACCGACCCCCAGGCCACACTCCCCGGCCTCAGCGGCGTGGAGGGGGTGGGGCAAGCCACGTTCACTTCCCGCCATTTGGGGACGCGCTTCATCCCCTTCTCCGTCAGCTTCCGGACGACCGGGAAACACACGGTGACGGTGGAAGACACCACGGACCCCGCCCACGTGATCCGCGGGGAAGCCAGGGTGGTGGTCTCCAGCAGCACGGGCCCGCTGGTGCAGCACCTCACGGTGACCTCCCCCTTGCAGAACGGCACCGTAAACGGCGGAAGCGTGACCGTGGAGGGGGCGACCCAGCCGTACACCAACATCCAAGTGAAGGGCGGAACCCAGGCGGCTTCCGGGGAGAGTGACGACAGCGGCCGTTTCGCCATCGTCGTGTCCCTGGACCCCACCCACAGCGAGTACACGCTCGTGGTGATGGACGACGGCGGGGGGGAATCAACCCTCCACCTCGTGCGCGACACCGACCCGCCCGTGGTCACCTCGGCCACGCTCACGCCGGAGCAGCCGCAGGAAGGCGAGAACATCCTGATCGTGGTCCAGAGCGAACCCGCGCTCAAGAGCATGGAATTCAAGCTGGGTGAGGAACGGATCTCCCTGCAGGAGGACGCCAACCGCCCGGGAACGTACCAATCGCTCTTCACCGCGCCACGCGCGGGGGAATACCAGCCGGCCGTGGAAGCCAAGGACCAAGCCGGGAACGCGGCCAACCTGCTCGTCCCTCTCACGGTGTCAGCCAAGAAGATGTCCACGGTGCAGAACCTGCGGGCGGAACCCAAGAACGGCGCCGTGGAGCTGCAGTGGGACCCCGTGGCGGATGATACGGTGGATTACTACCGCGTGTACGTGGGGGAGAAGGTGGGCGACTACGCCTACACGCTGGATACGCCCGACGCCTCCAAGTCCGCCGCCACGGTGACGGGCTTGAGCACCGGCATGCCCTTCGTCTTCGCGGTCACCGCGGTGCAGGGGGACCGGGAGGGCGACAAGAGCAACCCTGTTACGGCGCACGTGCTGGGCATCCGCTTGATCGTGACGCCCCAGGATGAGGCGCTGGCCATCGAGTGGTCCCTCCCCGTGGACATCACCTTCCAGTCGTTCCTGGTGGAATACGGCGTGGACGCGGAACAGTTCTCGGAGAAGCGCACCGTCCCCGGCGGCGACATCAAGAAGGATGAGAAGCGTTCCCTGGTGCTGCGGGACCTTTTGCCCGGCGTCACCTACGCCGTGCGCATCACGCCGGTGGATACCACGGGCGAGGCGCGGGACGACCTGGTGGCCACGGGCCAAGGCACCCCCGGCGGCGACGGCGTGCACTACGCCTCCCCGGACCAAATACCGCCGTTCCAGGAGGATCCCTCCCTCCGCCCCCCCAACCAGACAGGGAGCGGACTCCCCCACCTCGCGTGGTGGATCGCGGGGAGCGTGACGCTGTTCCTCTTCCTGCTCCAATGGCAGAGCCGCCGGAAGCTCCGCAAGGCACATCGGTTCCTGCGGATGATGGAGAACCGTTATCATTCCGTATAA